Below is a genomic region from Microcaecilia unicolor unplaced genomic scaffold, aMicUni1.1, whole genome shotgun sequence.
GGAGCTTTTATTTCAAATTTTCTGTCTTCACTGGTCGTTTCAGAATTCCcggcatacttttttttttttaaaactccatGTGTTTTCCAAGCATTGATTTCTTTTCCCGCGTATTTTATTAGCTGTCCTTGTCGCGCCAAGGAATTTTCTCATTAAAACGAAAAGCTCACTAGTCAGGTACTCAGGGCTATTATCACCAGCCTCTAAGAGGAAATACCTAACCTAGAGAAACATTTAATAAAGGATTCCTGATTTTATTTAAAGGCGATACTCCGCTGAAATCTGGCTCTTTACGAGAAAAAgtaggtggctctgaaaagagccttttGGGTTCCTGGTTTCGTCCTCTCTGCGGGACAGCTTTACTTGCTCTTGGCCGCCTTGTGACTCTCGGTTTTCTTAGGCAGAAGAACCGCCTGGATGTTGGGCAGGACGCCGCCCTGCGCGATGGTGACTCTCCCCAGCAGTTTGTTCAGCTCTTCGTCGTTGCGGATGGCCAGCTGCAAGTGCCTGGGGATGATGCGGGTCTTCTTGTTATCGCGCGCAGCATTACCAGCCAGTTCGAGGATCTCGGCGGTCAGATATTCCAGCACTGCCGCCAGATAGACTGGGGCGCCGGCGCCCACACGCTCAGCGTAATTACCTTTCCGCAGCAGTCTGTGCACGCGCCCTACGGGGAACTGCAGCCCCGCTCGGGACGAGCGAGTCTTAGCCTTGGCCCGAGCTTTACCCCCTTGCTTGCCACGTCCAGACATTTCGATCAGTTTTTAGAAGAAATAGTTGAAACTTTCACAGATCGAACCGCTTTTATACTCTCTACCACTGTTTCTTACACTCCTTCGCGATTGGTTAAGAACCGACCGTCCTGAAACCTGCCTGTCTCCGCTATTATCATAATGGGCAGGCAAATAGGCCAATCCCAGGGCTGCCAGGCGGTCTGATGACGTTTCATTGGTCTAGACCAAAAAGCAAGGAGAGAAACTCAGCGCCAGCAATTTGAATGGGGACCCTATAAATTGCCATCCGAACAAGCTTTTCCACTACTAGTCTAGTACGATTCTTTGCTTTGTCTATTTTAGATAGCGACTTTGAGCTTGTGGCCATGCCTGAACCAGCCAAATCTGCTCCCGCGCCCAAAAAGGGATCGAAAAAAGCAGTTAGCAAGACCCAGAAAAAGGACGGCAAAAAgcgcaagagaagcaggaaggagaGCTACGCTATCTATGTGTATAAAGTGCTGAAGCAGGTTCATCCCGACACCGGCATTTCATCCAAAGCCATGAACATCATGAATTCCTTCGGTGAATGACATCTTTGAGCGCATCGCTGGAGAAGCCTCCCGCCTGGCTCCTATAACAAGCGCTCTACCATCACTTCCAGGGAAATTCAAACCGCAGTGCGTCTGCTGCTACCCGGTGAGCTGGCCAAGCACGCCGTGTCCGAGGGTACCAAGGCCGTCACCAAGTACACCAGCTCCAAGTAATGGCGGGCTCAGCCTACAGCTTCCGCACACACAACCCAAAGGCTCTTTCAGAGCCACCCAACTTGCTCCACCTAAAGTGCTAAAATTTTGCTGCACGAGTAGGGCTGGCTCAACACTACCACTACTCCTTTACCTTATTGCTGAAGAGGAAAGGAGATCGAGTTTTTCACTTTCCAAATACTTTCCCACCCCCACTCTCAATATAAGTTTTATTACAGAGTAAAAAAGGAGTCTttcccacacacaaacacactcagaaaTATAACAACCTTCCCTTTGGACGCAGAACTGGCTATCGTAACTACCGTGTTCTAAAATACATACggacaaaataaagaaaaagctaACATCACAGCTCCGTTATGAAAGTGTGGGTGCTCTTAAAAGAACCTTTGAGTTGGTTGGATAGATTCAATAAGGATCGGTCCTTTAGCCTCCGAAACCATACAGGGTTACGGCCCTGGCGCTTCAGGGCATACACCACATCCATAGCTGTTACTGTCTTTCTCTTGGCGTGCTCAGTATAGGTGACGGCGTCTCTGATAACATTCTCCAAGAAAACCTTCAGCACCCCACGAGTCTCTTCGTAGATGAGACCGGAGATACGCTTGACTCCGCCTCGGCGAGCCAAGCGCCGGATAGCGGGCTTTGTGATTCCCTGGATGTTATCGCGTAACACCTTTCTATGGCGCTTAGCGCCCCCTTTCCCTAAACCCTTCCCACCTTTACCACGACCGGACATTTTAGCCTGTAAAGTGAAAAGCTCTACAGAATACGAAAAGAGAGACGTCCAACTAATATAGACGTCAAGCGGACCTTATGGAGAACTGGATTCTGAAACAAAAGCGGGACTGctgaatcctcccctcccccacaattcGTTCCTCCCACTCGGTGTTTCATTCTTCAACTTTTTTAAGGTTTCATGTGAGAGGAAGAGAATGAACTTAACTGATCCTATGCGGGATGTATATTTTATGTGTACATACCGTTCACATAAATTGTTGCTATATTCGAAGCCTCGGTGAAGGATATTTACATGGGATATGAGGAGGAGTAGGGACATATAAAGTACCATCTAACCTGCCCTTCCCcagtcctccactcattccatacTAAAACTTCTTTTGTTCTCTACTTGTTTTCCCATTACTGCTTTAAACTGATTTATTTTTCCAGTATTCTCAAATGTGGTATTAGCAGACTATTATCTGCTTTCAGGAAAAATGTGGAACAAAAATTGGTAATACCAATCATATCAAATTTGCCTCACAAAGGACACTCCAGAGAGCAGGGAGGCCACGATTTAAATTCTAAGACACTCTGCAACTGGGGGTGCAGCAATGCAAGAAAGCATAACTCTAATGTCAAGTCCGGATTTAGAGCACAACCAGTATTGTGTGCAGTAAACCACAGGCCTTAATGTTCACTTACTTGCAGAACtagatatctgggtttaaaaaaggattggacaacttttggaggaaaagtccatagtctagtattgagacagacatggcaaAGCCACTGCAGGCCCTGGAACTGGTctcatggaatgatgctactatttatgttttgttacatttgtaccctgcactttcccactcatggcaggctcaatgcggcaggcaatggagggttaagtgacttgcccagagtcacaaggagctgcctgtgccgggaatcaaactcagttccccaggaccaaagtccaccactctaaccactaggccactcctgccaggtacttgtgacctggattgcctactgcttgaaacaggaaactgggctagatggatgattagtctgacccagtatggctattccagtggcgtagccagactgccagttttggatgggcctgaacctaaagtgggtgggcacaaaattttctctctacccccccttccccagcaaaatgtagtcacactaatcagatgcatttgtaacacaggggtaaagtgctgcttttcagtgcatcaggtttcagaaaataatttatttaatagcctaacacccttttcaatgagctttcagaggccaaaacctcctgcctcaggtcagtataatgctgttatggtatcctctcctgacctaaggaaggaagtattggtctctgaaactttattaacacaggtaccatattactttatcctaaattaaaaataattttctttacctttgttgtatggccatttactttttctcattgtgtttctcccagtctctagattctgctttccttcgtctttctcttgccagggtttcctgtccattcgtcacctatggcttttcatcttttcctcacccttgatctccacatgccccttcctcttattctccagtctttccctactctgtcctctccctctttccatccagcagctcccctctttctctcccctctttcttttgcatccagcgtctcctttttctccctacccttccatccagtgtcttccctctttctctccttatccttccactcatctaccctctctcctgatccttccatctagtgtctctatctcccctctccttctatccagtgtctatctctctacccttttctgttcagtctcctccctctctccacatccttctagtttctctgctttttctctgcatcctttcatccatctcccctctttctctccctattatcccatgtccagcagctctcttccccactagtcccttcttcctcgtcttcccttgtccagcagctctcagcccctttccctcttcctcccatgtccagtagctctctcccttccagccagtcccttcctctccctcccatgtcccagcagctttctcccttccctccagtcccttcttcctctccctcccatgtcccagtagctctctcccttccctccagtcccttcttcctctccctcccatgtccagtagctctctcccttccttccaaccaaccagcacctgtcccttcccactctccattcagtaactgtctcttccaaatcttcctcctccccttctttctgactctttctttcaggatcccatccagcccctctcttcctccttccaaccagcacgtgtcccttccctttctcactctgaccctcccatccagctcctgtcccctctgccatcttcccctttccttccagcatctgacctctttcccttcccctccctctgacaCCCCACTGCTGCTAATGCTCCATCTtaagcacctcgcgtctgctgctctgtctgccctgctctgcctGCACTCAGCTGTAAGCGATTTGCTCGTTGGCCCTTCCTTCACCGTGTCCCcgcctcgcggaaataggaagttacatcagagggcgggacacggtgaaggaagggccgacgcgcaaatcgctttacagctgcagcagcGCAGAGCAGGGTAGAGAGAGCAGCTAACGCGAGACGCTTCACCGTAAGATTCGTCTTTTAAGGTTGGGTTCCGTGTGGTCTGCTCCTCAACGGAGCTGCGACGCCGGCGGGGCGGATTGCCCCGCCTTGGTACGATGATGttggggcgggcctggagggaaagtgggtgggcctgggcccatccaggcccacccgtggctacgcccctaggCTATTCTTTTGTTTCTTATGAGGTGCCTGTAAATTTGAGTGCATCTCTTCCCTATTTGCTGCTCTGCTTTGGTTATCTATTGTCTTTTGATTACAGTACCAGCTTCTTCTTCTTTCAGGACTTTTCGTGATTACTTCCCCAGTTATTTGGCTTCCTTAACTGTTCCCTCTGCAGTACTGACCCTCTCAATGACCATCACCTTGTTCTTCCATCCCCATCGTTGGTACGGCTTGCTACTACACAGCAGAGTGTTTTTTATTTCCTGGCAACGCTTATATGGAACCAACtccacagtggcgtacctagggtagttgacacacGGGGTCGgtctttttttaacacccccctccaaaatccagtactaggcataccgagaatacaaaacactcaggacctatagagcaattctaccataccataagcagtcatttctacgagtcacacaaggaaaaggaaagcatcaaacactacagtgagcactagaacatcaattcacctattgtaaaacgaaaccagacagatagtacagatcgtcaatcctgcacaatcaatgccaactgaaagtctagtctttttcacaaacacagatacaccctaatccactatagaacaagtaatcatactactactactactaacatttctaaagcgctactagggttacgcagcgctgtacaatttaaacatagaaggacagtccctgctcaaagagcttacaatctaaaagacaagagaacaatctaaagacaagtgtacaatctagaggacaagtgaacagttaatctgatagggtggatagattggggcattctatatttctcaagcggttaggcgccgaaggcagcattgaagaggtgactTTTAAGCAGAGattcataaactttctatttagtcaaaaattaaactgaacccccaagatgccagactctgcatacaatgcaacaccacagaaacagaaaatgtcccctagtactgtgcaaaatataaagacagcagatgtaaatttggaaaaaaaaactaacaaataccaatcaccactttacaaattaacaaatagaaataaaacaaatatagaaaataaaataccattttattggactaatacatttagctgtcagaggccaacaccttcttcctcaggtcaatacagtatagtgtgttacagtgtcctaacctgacctgaggaggggggttttgttctccgaaagttagtcaaaaatgtattaaaatcagtccaataaaaagattaccttatttacatgttctattataaacatttattaacacagctacaatactactttatcctaaagcaaaaaaaccccacaaaaatatatattttatttacagtttgttgtctctggtttctgctttcctcatcttcttttcactgtcttccttccatccagcatctgtcttcgttctttctctgccatccagtgtctgcccctcaagggcgggacccagtgagggaagacccgacgcgacgtcgacgaggaggtttgccagcgctttcttttacaagcaggcagggcagacgcgaagcgctgcctgccatgctgcttttcaaattttttttaaaggcacaggatggagaggagatgagggctgactgcagtcagcaatggagcaccccccacccactgacacccgggggggaacgccccccccccccttggtacgccactgcaactcCATAAGCCTCTACCTGAAGACAAATCCTTCATCACATTTAAGCCTTTCTTTAAAAATTTCCTTTCATCTCTTTtcctgccactgcctctgccacaATCCtcttcaccttctcccacccaattgggcacaAAGGCAGGACATTTCACCCCAAGCCCCACTGGAGAAGGGGGATCAAAATGCAGTAGAGGCCTTGTGCTGCTCCTATCCTCCATGAAGGGTAAAGAGAGATAGGAAGTAGCAATGCTGAATAGTGCACCATTCGGTATTGCCCTCTCTCTGTGCACATCAAGCATTGccctatctctctttctttctcaccccccccccccatgcaatatatcccctctccttccctcccccaccccatccccatcaacTAGCATTACCTATTTATCTGTCTCTTTTTTCCCATGGAGATTCCCCTGaccctgtcttcttcccttcccctctctactCTCCCCACCATTCAGCATTGATACTGCCTTCCTCTTTCCTCAGGTAACattgcccccttcccctcctatgCAGTATTTCctctctctgcagtctctccCCAGCCCATCCAACATTACCTGTTTCTCAACCTCTGGCATGCAGCAGTGCTCATGTCTCTGTTTtcgttcccacccaccccccccattCCACAACTCAATCATTTAGAATTGCATATGCCTATCTATTTCACAGCATCCAGAAatacacctctctccctcctactGTGCAGTACTGTCCCtctggggtagatgcatcaagcaaacgtaaaaaaaaatcagaaacttaaaaacctttaccgaatctcaaataacgaagcatgctccaaaaacacagccccaaaaagtttggtgcggtattgcaaACCCTGATTCCCGAATGTTTTGCTAATGTGCCGTAGCAGCATACGGAACGCATGCGCACTGGTCCATTCGGAAAGCGTGTGTTGTAGGCGTGGCTGTCGCACGCCTGTGATGTCATAGGCGTGCGTCGACAGTGTAAAAGAATCAAGTcgctgcactgtttttttttaatcacaggtTCCTGCCGAGTACTAGTGGAGCTGATTTCACGCAGCTTTTCCTGAGATTGAGATTTTCAATCTGTAAGTGTGAAATGTTGTTAGCAAAAATTCTGCTGTTCATCCCATTTAACAGTTTTTAACGTCTTTTCCTCCTtctgttttaaactttttttttaggtgtTATTTGTGTGCCACCTTGCTTCTTCATTCTGTTTCTTACACGTGTTAATATTTGGGTAAGAAGTTCACATGAGCGTATGGTTGTTTACCAATGTGATTTTCATGTCATCCTATTGCTGTTAGGTACTCCGATTTATCCTTTtcggtgtgtgtgtggtgtgtggatGTGGTGTGTGGCTCCCTTTTTGTTGTTTTCACCTTTCTGGTTTCCAGTTCTCATTTCAATCGGTGTGGCAGGGTGGTGGCGGGTTGATAAGTGTTCAATTTCAAGCTCTTAACTTCTCCAAAATTTTATGTCTCTGGAAGCAATGGAGGATAATGTCTCGTGGCGTGAGGAACAGGAGACAGTTGGCAGTGAGGGGCATGGTAAGCGGAAGCGTGCTCCAAAATTTACGGAAGAAGAGCTGGAGGTGTTGGTTCGTGGTGTATGTGCCGAATTTGGGAGGCTTTTTAAGAAGGGCAGGCTGACGGTTGGACAAAAGAACAAGATATGGCGGAACATCGTGGCAGAGGTGAATGCTCTCAGTGTGCGTATGCGCAGTGTACAGCAATGTAGGCACCGCTGGCACGACTTCAGGGGCATGGTGAAAGTGTAGGCACAGCGGAAGTGGGAACATGCAAGGGGTACAGGGGGTGGTCCTCCATGTGATGTGGAGCTGACCCCCCTGGAGGATGCTGTGTTGTCCACCCTTGGTCAGGCGCAGGTTGTCGGACTTCCTGCTGGTGGCGACACGTCGGAGgatgccagtggtgtgctggaaggtGAGTATGTATAATGTTGCGCAAGCAATGGGATATGTGTGTGCGTGACAACTTCCGTTGTGGACTGTTTGGGTCAACCTCGTCTCTGTCTACGTTTACAGGTGTACCTCTGGAGGAGTCCGCATTATCAGGCCCCACGCCAGAGGACACAGACAGTGGTGAGTTGTGCTGTGATGTCCAGCTGGTGTGCTGGAAAGAAAAATAGGTACATAACTATTGCTATAGTGGGAGACACCGAGGGCCATTGAGCGTGTGTTCTTTTGTTCCCTGtattacagtgtgtgcgagaagccaacccccctctgcaCCTTCCTGTTCTTTCGGCATTGCTCAGCCGGGAACAAGGCAGGtcacctcttccccttcctcgGCTAGTAGTGACGTGGTTCCGCGTAAGTATTGTGTCCGTACTGCATGTTGTGTCCTATCAATTTTTGTGCTggttgtttccttttcttttttttggctttttaagGCGATTGAAGCCTACATGGCCAATTACACCATAGGttttaaacttctatcatatctcccctcagcaacaCCATGTGCCACACGACGTCCGGTGCCGGGAACTTTTacattttcaacattttcaaCAGGGCCTGCAACACCATGTCCCACGCAACACGATGAAGAGGAATCACGTGTGTACTTTCTTCTGATTGTATGTTGTGGGAAGATGAGAACGTTTGTGTAACTTCGTTGCAGTTCtcccttttctattttttaggtGTTTGTTTGTTGACACCGACACAGGGGGGAGATGAGGTGGATGACGATGAAACTGTCACACTAGACCTACTTGATGTCACACCCCCCCTGGATGGTCATGCCACCCCCCTATCTGCCGCTATGCAGATGCCCACAGGCCGTCCGCGCAGAACACCCATGGAAGAATGGCAGGCTCGTCGTCATTTGTGGGAGATGCAGGGCAAGTGGAATGACGGGATACATTCTCTGCTAGGAAAAGcggcagagggtctccagcattcCTCTAACGCAATATGTGCGCAGGTGCAGAAGGTGATGGAGAGCACCAACGCCCAATCAGAGAAGACCATTGCCCTCTTAGAGAAAATGTATGCCGTTATGGAACAAAACAACGCCCTTATGGAACAAAACAACACCCATCTGCGTGAGCTGCGCATGAgagagtctgcccagcagtatcggCAAGAGCTCGGGAGGAAAGAGCTTGACATATCGCATGATGACTCTGCATGCATTTACCGCGCTGCTGGTGGTATATTTTCCTCGTgtattccccccccaaaaaacaatacGTTTGCCTCTGATGTATATTCTACAGCACCCCGGTTACTATGTGTCCATCTAATGTGCCTCTTCTTTTTCCCTTATATCATTTCAGCCTCTACGTCGGGCCTGCCCTGGGCTATAAACCATTCTCATTCAGGTAAGTATTGGTGCTGCTTGTGAAATCCTGTCAAATCCTACACATGCATGCGCACAAATGTTACATATACTTCATGTCCTACAGCAAGGACAACAAGTGTTCCTTCTACGCTCCCTTCCTTGTACAACATG
It encodes:
- the LOC115459751 gene encoding histone H2A type 1-E-like isoform X2; protein product: MSGRGKQGGKARAKAKTRSSRAGLQFPVGRVHRLLRKGNYAERVGAGAPVYLAAVLEYLTAEILELAGNAARDNKKTRIIPRHLQLAIRNDEELNKLLGRVTIAQGGVLPNIQAVLLKATRLV
- the LOC115459753 gene encoding histone H4-like gives rise to the protein MSGRGKGGKGLGKGGAKRHRKVLRDNIQGITKPAIRRLARRGGVKRISGLIYEETRGVLKVFLENVIRDAVTYTEHAKRKTVTAMDVVYALKRQGRNPVWFRRLKDRSLLNLSNQLKGSFKSTHTFITEL
- the LOC115459751 gene encoding histone H2A type 1-E-like isoform X1 — protein: MSGRGKQGGKARAKAKTRSSRAGLQFPVGRVHRLLRKGNYAERVGAGAPVYLAAVLEYLTAEILELAGNAARDNKKTRIIPRHLQLAIRNDEELNKLLGRVTIAQGGVLPNIQAVLLPKKTESHKAAKSK